A region from the Clostridium beijerinckii genome encodes:
- a CDS encoding DNA-binding response regulator — MNLYRIMVVDDEEEIRLGIIKKIDWEANGFVVVGDAENGKDALEKAEKLQPDVIMTDIKMPFMDGLELGKRLLESMPSTKIIVFSGCDDFEYAHRAIKLNVIEYVLKPINSIELIEVLKRLKVQLDHEYDEKRNLQTLYKHYVESLPVIREQFLVGAIEGRISKNQWDEQSEKLDIDFKSEYLSVALIHADGTLISQNVNSVSIQKDSALISISIKKIVDENMGKYCEFVSFPYSDMVVVIGNFAKKEDILLFIKGINEVCKIYERIIGLTMSAGVGHVYNDPLEIRLSCRSAQSALDYRFILGTGKAIYIDDVEPDNSIQLQFDEQEERSMLNAIKISSEEEITETIDKLFRKIEDLLLPFNKYRIYLMEIMTSLLKLIQAYNLNIDEIFGENFNCYSYLDSFDSIHEVKKWFINKAIRVNTLIKKERINSSMILIEKAKQYVKDNYSDYDISVEKLCSELHVSPTYFSTIFKRETEMNFVNFLTTVRLEQAVKLLNTTDDKTYMIADKVGYPEANYFSYVFKRKFGVSPSKYRKN; from the coding sequence ATGAATTTATATAGGATTATGGTTGTGGATGATGAAGAAGAAATAAGGCTTGGAATTATTAAAAAAATTGATTGGGAAGCTAATGGTTTTGTGGTAGTTGGTGATGCAGAAAATGGTAAAGACGCACTTGAAAAGGCTGAGAAACTTCAACCAGATGTTATAATGACTGATATTAAAATGCCATTTATGGATGGATTAGAATTAGGGAAAAGACTTTTGGAGTCAATGCCATCCACAAAGATTATTGTATTTTCTGGTTGTGATGATTTTGAGTATGCTCATAGAGCAATCAAGCTTAATGTAATTGAGTACGTTTTGAAACCGATTAACTCTATTGAACTTATTGAAGTGTTAAAAAGATTAAAGGTACAGCTAGATCATGAATATGATGAGAAGCGAAACTTGCAAACACTTTATAAGCATTATGTGGAAAGCTTACCAGTAATTCGAGAACAATTTTTAGTTGGTGCAATTGAGGGGAGAATAAGTAAAAATCAATGGGATGAGCAATCAGAGAAGCTAGACATAGATTTTAAATCAGAGTATTTGTCCGTAGCATTAATTCATGCAGATGGAACTTTAATATCACAAAATGTAAATAGTGTTTCAATTCAAAAAGATTCAGCACTAATATCTATTTCAATAAAAAAAATAGTAGATGAAAATATGGGGAAGTATTGTGAATTTGTTAGTTTTCCATATTCTGATATGGTTGTGGTTATAGGAAACTTTGCTAAAAAAGAAGATATACTGTTATTTATAAAAGGAATAAATGAAGTATGCAAAATTTATGAACGAATTATTGGATTAACAATGTCAGCAGGAGTTGGACATGTTTATAATGATCCTTTAGAAATAAGGTTATCATGCAGGAGTGCACAAAGCGCTTTAGATTATAGATTTATACTTGGAACAGGCAAAGCTATTTATATTGATGATGTTGAGCCGGATAATTCTATTCAGCTTCAATTTGACGAACAAGAAGAGCGTTCAATGTTAAATGCTATTAAAATCTCTTCAGAAGAAGAAATTACAGAAACAATAGATAAGTTATTTAGAAAAATTGAAGATTTACTTTTACCATTTAATAAATATAGGATTTATCTTATGGAAATTATGACATCTCTTTTGAAACTAATACAAGCATACAATTTAAATATAGATGAAATTTTTGGTGAAAACTTTAACTGCTATAGTTATTTAGATTCTTTTGATTCGATACATGAAGTAAAAAAGTGGTTTATAAACAAAGCTATTAGAGTAAACACTTTAATAAAGAAAGAACGTATAAACTCTTCTATGATACTTATTGAAAAGGCAAAACAGTATGTAAAAGATAATTATAGTGATTATGATATTTCTGTAGAAAAGCTTTGTTCTGAGCTGCATGTTAGTCCAACGTATTTTTCTACAATTTTTAAACGGGAGACAGAAATGAATTTTGTGAACTTTCTTACTACAGTACGTTTAGAGCAAGCAGTGAAACTTTTAAATACCACAGATGATAAAACATATATGATAGCCGATAAAGTTGGATATCCGGAAGCCAACTATTTTAGTTACGTCTTTAAACGAAAGTTTGGAGTATCACCTTCAAAGTATAGAAAGAATTGA
- a CDS encoding sensor histidine kinase, producing MYNLMKLRMEKIVKECKNASIQHIISISFTVIAVMGMLMVGSALYLRFINSTESMVSENNKSMLDQVNLNLDSYLRNMMKVSDATYYNVIKKKDLSTESINKEMDLLYETNKDYLISICVFSQNGEVVSASPVGQLKNSVNPRVNEWFSKAVNKKENLHFSTPHVQNLFVDPDNKYRWVVSLSRAVELTNNKRITSGVLLVDMNFSGIEQICKNVNVGKSGYVYLVDREGEIIYHPRQQLIYSNLIEENNKVVASYEDGNHIETFQNEKRLVTIKTVGYTGWKIVGIMPMEDITSDYRQMSLFAVFIMFFAIFILVFLNMFVSSRIANPIKSLEKCVKKLENGVKDVDISISGSYEIQHLGKAIRSMVNQMHTLMDNIMIEQESKRKSELDALQAQINPHFLYNTLDSIIWMIENENYDGAIIMVTALARLFRISLSKGKNIITLRDEIEHARNYLTIQNIRYKNKFTYDMEVDEETLNFASIKLIIQPLIENAIYHGMEFMGGDGEILVKTYVKGNDLYIDVIDNGLGMLPEVCDTLLTNDSKIERKSSGIGLKNVHERIQLYFGINYGLEIYSEPDEGTTIRIHMPGIDFYEIQKREEEK from the coding sequence ATGTATAATTTAATGAAATTGAGAATGGAAAAAATAGTGAAGGAATGTAAAAATGCAAGTATACAGCACATAATATCAATTTCATTTACAGTAATTGCAGTTATGGGAATGCTTATGGTAGGAAGTGCACTATATTTACGTTTTATAAATTCTACTGAATCGATGGTATCTGAAAATAATAAATCTATGTTGGATCAGGTAAATTTAAACTTAGATAGTTATCTTCGGAATATGATGAAAGTATCTGATGCAACTTACTACAATGTTATTAAAAAGAAAGATTTATCAACAGAGAGTATAAATAAAGAAATGGATTTATTATATGAAACAAATAAAGATTATCTTATTAGTATATGTGTTTTTTCACAAAATGGTGAGGTTGTATCAGCATCTCCAGTTGGCCAGTTAAAAAATTCAGTTAATCCAAGGGTAAACGAATGGTTTTCTAAAGCTGTAAATAAGAAGGAAAATCTGCATTTTTCAACACCACATGTTCAAAACTTATTTGTAGATCCAGATAACAAATATCGTTGGGTTGTATCACTAAGTCGTGCAGTAGAGCTAACTAATAATAAAAGGATTACCTCTGGAGTTTTATTAGTAGATATGAATTTTAGTGGAATTGAGCAGATTTGTAAGAATGTAAATGTAGGAAAATCAGGGTATGTGTATTTAGTTGATAGAGAAGGTGAAATTATATATCATCCTAGACAGCAACTAATTTACTCCAATTTAATAGAAGAAAATAATAAGGTTGTAGCTAGCTATGAAGATGGAAATCATATAGAAACTTTTCAAAATGAAAAAAGATTAGTTACAATTAAAACTGTTGGTTATACTGGATGGAAAATTGTCGGTATTATGCCAATGGAGGATATTACATCTGATTACCGCCAAATGAGTCTTTTTGCAGTATTTATTATGTTTTTTGCTATTTTTATACTTGTATTTCTTAATATGTTTGTTTCTTCACGTATAGCTAATCCAATAAAATCCTTAGAAAAATGTGTAAAGAAACTTGAAAATGGAGTTAAGGATGTAGATATTTCAATAAGTGGGTCATATGAAATTCAGCATTTAGGAAAAGCAATTAGATCCATGGTTAATCAAATGCATACACTTATGGATAACATAATGATTGAACAGGAATCTAAAAGAAAAAGTGAACTCGATGCACTTCAAGCACAAATCAATCCACACTTTTTGTATAACACTTTAGATTCTATTATATGGATGATAGAAAATGAAAACTATGATGGAGCTATTATTATGGTAACAGCTTTAGCAAGACTTTTTAGAATTAGTTTAAGTAAAGGAAAAAATATAATAACATTAAGAGATGAAATAGAACATGCACGTAATTATTTAACGATTCAAAATATACGTTATAAAAATAAATTCACATATGATATGGAAGTGGATGAAGAAACTCTTAATTTTGCAAGTATTAAGCTTATTATTCAACCTTTAATTGAAAATGCTATTTATCATGGTATGGAATTCATGGGGGGAGATGGTGAGATTCTAGTAAAGACATATGTTAAAGGAAATGATTTGTATATTGATGTTATAGATAATGGACTTGGAATGTTACCGGAGGTTTGTGATACTCTTTTAACAAATGATAGTAAAATTGAAAGAAAGAGCTCAGGTATTGGATTGAAAAATGTTCACGAGAGAATACAGCTATATTTTGGTATAAACTATGGTCTTGAAATTTACAGTGAGCCAGATGAAGGAACAACAATTCGAATTCATATGCCAGGGATAGATTTTTATGAGATTCAGAAAAGGGAGGAAGAAAAATAG
- a CDS encoding LacI family transcriptional regulator, with the protein MKKKRKQISIILFILLVLSFLLLLNDTILNANNKKIYNISIIVRGKNSESLMIMKQGIDQAASEMNVNISFVTLSEENSYLEQTELIQREINNKADAIIIAPVDYEKMIEPIENAMKKVPVILIESTVKSKNVRSSISCDNYNLGVSLGEKMIQMGNINSNIAIVKNNLECSSIKERYDGFMSIMNNTGNNCIYWEISDGKEVTYYNEAKQLLKYNDVDAVVTFDPKILELVAEAKKDLSSINKEKTSIEIYGTGSTNKIISLLEDNVINATAMQNEFNIGYLGVKTAVSVINRKYVNNEIIYSTVINTKDMYSEENQRLLFPFIR; encoded by the coding sequence GTGAAAAAGAAAAGAAAACAAATTTCTATAATTTTATTTATATTATTAGTACTATCTTTCTTACTTCTTCTGAATGATACAATACTAAATGCAAATAATAAAAAAATATATAACATTTCAATTATTGTTAGAGGCAAAAATAGTGAAAGTTTAATGATAATGAAACAAGGAATAGATCAGGCGGCTTCAGAAATGAATGTCAATATAAGTTTTGTTACATTGTCAGAAGAAAACAGTTATCTAGAACAGACAGAGCTTATTCAACGAGAAATTAACAATAAAGCAGATGCTATAATTATAGCTCCAGTAGATTATGAAAAAATGATAGAGCCTATAGAAAATGCAATGAAGAAGGTTCCAGTTATATTAATTGAATCAACTGTTAAATCGAAAAATGTAAGATCAAGTATTTCATGCGATAATTATAATCTTGGAGTAAGTTTGGGAGAAAAAATGATACAGATGGGAAATATAAATTCTAATATTGCTATTGTTAAAAATAATTTAGAGTGTAGTAGTATAAAAGAACGATATGATGGATTTATGAGCATTATGAATAATACAGGGAATAACTGTATATATTGGGAAATTTCAGACGGAAAAGAGGTCACTTATTATAATGAAGCAAAGCAATTATTAAAATATAATGATGTTGATGCTGTAGTAACATTTGATCCCAAAATACTAGAACTGGTTGCGGAGGCCAAAAAGGATTTGAGTAGTATTAATAAAGAGAAAACATCTATTGAAATTTATGGGACGGGTAGTACAAATAAAATAATTTCACTATTGGAAGATAATGTAATTAATGCGACTGCCATGCAAAATGAATTTAATATTGGATATTTAGGAGTAAAGACTGCAGTGAGTGTAATTAATAGGAAATATGTAAATAATGAAATTATATATTCAACTGTTATTAATACCAAGGATATGTACTCAGAGGAGAATCAAAGATTATTATTTCCTTTCATAAGATGA
- a CDS encoding galactose ABC transporter substrate-binding protein, giving the protein MRLIRKLSGILTIFSIFTSLSACTTNANIMKNGSGVKEIKIGVTLYKQDDAFIATITKNIEEIAKEKEGKYKITINVLDAKGSLNNQSNQVDKFVSQNYDVICVNMVDRTASSMIIDKAKSANIPIVFFNREPVEEDMERWNKLYYVGSQAEQSGEMQANIIINAYKKDISRVDMNGDGKIQYVMLEGEPGHQDTSIRTEYCVKTITKNGIELEKLADDTANWQSAQASTKMTQWIKEFGDKIEVVFSNNDDMALGAINAINNANITGNKPLVVGIDGLPKALEAVKNGSMIGTIINDSKKQANAIFNIAYTLATHGNINSVEGLENGKYIRTSHTEVTSDNVDLYLENK; this is encoded by the coding sequence TTGAGATTAATTAGGAAATTATCAGGGATATTAACAATATTTTCAATTTTCACTTCATTATCGGCATGTACTACTAATGCAAATATAATGAAAAATGGTTCTGGCGTGAAAGAGATAAAAATAGGTGTAACATTATACAAACAAGATGATGCATTTATAGCCACAATTACTAAAAATATCGAAGAGATAGCAAAAGAAAAGGAAGGTAAATATAAAATAACTATTAATGTTCTAGATGCAAAAGGTAGTTTAAACAATCAAAGTAACCAAGTAGATAAATTTGTTTCACAAAATTATGATGTTATCTGTGTAAATATGGTTGATCGTACTGCTTCATCAATGATTATTGATAAAGCCAAATCAGCAAATATTCCTATTGTTTTTTTTAATCGTGAACCAGTAGAAGAAGACATGGAGCGATGGAATAAGTTATATTATGTTGGATCACAAGCAGAACAATCAGGAGAAATGCAAGCTAATATTATTATAAATGCTTACAAAAAAGATATCTCAAGAGTAGATATGAATGGAGATGGAAAGATTCAATATGTAATGCTTGAAGGCGAACCTGGTCATCAGGATACTTCTATTAGAACAGAATATTGTGTTAAGACTATAACTAAAAATGGAATTGAATTAGAAAAGTTAGCAGATGATACTGCAAATTGGCAAAGTGCACAAGCAAGCACAAAAATGACACAATGGATCAAAGAATTTGGTGATAAAATAGAAGTGGTATTTAGTAATAATGACGATATGGCACTTGGAGCAATAAATGCAATAAATAATGCCAACATAACTGGAAATAAACCTCTTGTTGTTGGGATTGATGGATTGCCAAAAGCTTTGGAAGCCGTTAAGAATGGATCTATGATTGGGACTATTATAAATGATTCTAAAAAACAGGCAAATGCAATTTTTAATATTGCTTATACATTAGCTACACATGGAAATATAAATTCAGTTGAAGGACTGGAAAATGGAAAATATATTAGAACATCTCATACTGAGGTTACAAGTGACAATGTAGATTTATATTTAGAAAACAAGTAA
- a CDS encoding galactose ABC transporter substrate-binding protein — MRRCKRTLVTIMISFIITAGLVIYSQRTIGATLQVVEGKIVRVSVLLRTTDDPYTLLLKQSFEEIQKKNEDKVEFTFYDCKNDQYIQNQNLNLVIQNQATDLVLLNLVETGGSQFIIDQVKEKNIPVGLFNIEPPSIESIKSYKKAYFVGTSPEEAGMLQGRILIDVWNKNKAAIDKNKDNIMQYIMLMGDRNNLEAIGRTKNSILTVNNAGIKTQEIASRVCDWEKDLAKDVMEQLILQNGDKIEAIISNNDAMAIGAIESLQKYGYNKGGTTKKIIVVGVDAIPEAQELIRQGIMTGSVLQDAYSMAEATYEIGMNLVYGRAPLEGTQYKFDDTGVVVRIPYKEYIYNPNAT, encoded by the coding sequence ATGAGAAGATGTAAAAGAACATTAGTAACTATAATGATATCATTTATTATAACTGCGGGACTGGTAATTTATAGTCAACGCACAATTGGTGCTACTTTACAGGTTGTTGAAGGAAAAATTGTTAGAGTAAGTGTGTTATTACGCACAACTGATGATCCATACACTCTGTTACTTAAACAAAGTTTCGAAGAAATTCAAAAGAAAAATGAAGATAAAGTAGAATTTACCTTTTATGACTGTAAAAATGATCAATATATACAAAATCAAAATCTTAATTTAGTAATACAAAATCAGGCAACAGATCTTGTATTGCTAAATTTAGTAGAGACAGGAGGTTCACAATTTATTATTGATCAAGTTAAAGAAAAAAATATTCCAGTAGGTTTATTTAATATAGAGCCACCTAGCATAGAGTCAATTAAATCCTACAAGAAAGCCTATTTTGTAGGAACGAGCCCAGAAGAAGCAGGAATGCTACAAGGGAGAATTCTCATTGATGTATGGAATAAGAATAAGGCCGCTATAGATAAAAATAAAGATAATATAATGCAGTATATTATGTTAATGGGAGACCGTAATAATCTTGAAGCAATTGGTAGAACCAAGAATTCAATTTTAACAGTTAATAATGCAGGAATAAAAACACAGGAAATTGCTTCAAGAGTTTGTGATTGGGAAAAAGATCTAGCTAAAGATGTTATGGAACAACTAATTTTACAAAATGGTGATAAAATTGAAGCTATAATATCAAATAATGATGCAATGGCAATTGGTGCTATTGAATCATTACAAAAGTATGGATATAACAAAGGTGGTACAACTAAAAAAATAATAGTCGTTGGAGTAGATGCTATACCGGAGGCTCAAGAACTAATTAGGCAGGGTATCATGACAGGTTCTGTTCTTCAAGATGCTTATTCTATGGCTGAAGCAACTTATGAAATTGGAATGAACTTAGTTTATGGTAGAGCACCGCTTGAAGGTACACAATATAAATTTGATGATACTGGAGTTGTAGTTCGTATTCCTTATAAAGAATATATATATAATCCTAATGCAACTTAA
- a CDS encoding galactose ABC transporter substrate-binding protein: MKVLKKIPIIIIVSVIIITMIASCNYNVISTNSRVAEEKLVKVGVLLYRFDDAYISLVHQSLEEIQRENEGKVKFTFYDGKNNQSIQNENLDTLLEKDDVDLLLLNLVETNSTRLVIDKIKEKNIPVILFNREPVAINSIQSYNKSCYIGTQVEEAGVLQGKVVIKAWNNTKVAADKNNDNALQYIMLMGENDNLEAITRTKYSILTINNAGIETQKLALKVCNWSEEEAKNTTKALFLQFGNKIEAIIANNDSMAIGAIKALQEYGYNKGGETPTITVVGVDAIPEAQELIKEGIMTGSVLQDSSALAKALYTVGVNLVYNRNPLYDTEYKFDNTGVSIRLPYQEYMSK, encoded by the coding sequence ATGAAAGTATTAAAAAAAATACCGATAATTATTATAGTTTCAGTTATTATAATCACAATGATAGCAAGTTGTAATTATAATGTGATTAGCACTAATTCACGGGTTGCTGAAGAAAAGCTTGTAAAAGTAGGAGTATTATTATATAGATTTGATGATGCTTATATTTCTCTAGTTCATCAAAGTTTAGAAGAGATTCAAAGAGAAAATGAAGGAAAGGTTAAATTTACGTTCTATGATGGAAAAAATAATCAATCCATACAAAATGAGAATCTTGATACATTACTTGAAAAAGATGATGTAGATCTTTTATTATTAAATTTAGTGGAAACAAACAGTACACGATTAGTTATTGATAAAATTAAAGAAAAGAATATTCCAGTGATTCTGTTTAATAGGGAGCCTGTTGCCATAAATTCTATCCAATCCTACAATAAATCTTGTTATATAGGAACACAAGTGGAAGAGGCTGGAGTGTTACAAGGAAAAGTTGTTATTAAGGCATGGAATAATACTAAAGTAGCTGCAGATAAAAATAATGATAATGCGCTGCAATATATTATGTTAATGGGTGAAAATGATAATCTAGAAGCAATAACAAGAACAAAATATTCTATTTTAACAATTAATAATGCAGGAATAGAAACGCAGAAACTTGCATTAAAAGTTTGCAACTGGAGTGAAGAAGAAGCTAAAAATACTACTAAAGCACTGTTTTTACAATTTGGTAATAAAATTGAAGCAATAATTGCCAATAATGATTCTATGGCAATAGGTGCTATTAAAGCACTACAAGAATATGGCTATAACAAAGGAGGGGAAACTCCAACAATAACAGTTGTTGGAGTTGATGCAATACCAGAAGCTCAAGAATTAATTAAAGAAGGTATTATGACAGGTTCTGTTCTTCAAGATTCTTCTGCTTTGGCTAAAGCTCTTTATACTGTTGGAGTGAATTTAGTTTATAATAGAAATCCACTTTATGATACAGAATATAAATTTGATAATACAGGAGTTTCAATTCGTCTTCCTTATCAAGAATATATGAGTAAGTAA
- a CDS encoding carbonic anhydrase has translation MSKLEQIIEYNRKFINNKEYEEYITTKIPKKKMAILTCMDTRLTELLPKAMNIKNGDAKIIKDAGATVIHPFGGVMRSILVAVYEFGAEDVFVVGHHGCGMSNLDTKSLVNKMISREIKEETLLTINNAGINVEGWLHGFESVEESIRESVRMIKEHPLLPKDIKVHGLIMSPETGEIDIIVNGDD, from the coding sequence ATGAGTAAATTAGAACAAATAATAGAGTATAATAGAAAATTTATAAATAACAAAGAATATGAAGAATACATAACAACTAAAATACCTAAGAAAAAAATGGCAATATTAACATGTATGGATACTAGATTAACAGAATTATTACCAAAAGCTATGAATATAAAAAATGGTGATGCAAAAATAATCAAAGATGCAGGAGCAACTGTTATTCATCCTTTTGGTGGGGTAATGAGAAGTATATTAGTTGCAGTATATGAATTTGGTGCAGAAGATGTTTTTGTAGTAGGGCATCATGGTTGCGGAATGAGTAATTTAGATACAAAAAGCCTTGTTAATAAAATGATAAGTAGAGAAATAAAGGAAGAAACCTTATTAACCATAAATAATGCAGGAATTAATGTTGAGGGTTGGCTTCATGGATTTGAATCTGTTGAAGAATCTATAAGGGAAAGTGTAAGAATGATAAAAGAACATCCTTTATTACCTAAAGATATAAAAGTACATGGTCTTATTATGAGTCCCGAAACAGGGGAAATAGATATAATAGTAAATGGAGACGATTAG
- a CDS encoding DNA metabolism protein yields MKILIYDDTFEGLLTAIYDGFYSKKSPTSIYGKNETNAPLLLGDIIEIITDKVKLKKVRDAIINKLDLLALKKIYMVYLCNEKDKAMIIFEYLKIAFKLGHDVHSFLNIYAIRLVDDINRRVSMECHRFEGFVRFNYIDEKFLYSSIEPDNDILELLGDHFKNRFSSEYFIIHDISREKALIYNGIFYEIIAMDKDTYEKLKSYEDEYANLWKSYFKSTTIEERKNLRLQCRMMPKRYWKHILET; encoded by the coding sequence ATGAAAATATTAATATATGATGATACTTTTGAAGGATTATTAACTGCTATATATGATGGTTTTTACTCTAAAAAATCACCAACCTCTATTTATGGGAAAAATGAAACTAATGCTCCACTTTTACTTGGCGACATTATTGAAATTATTACTGACAAAGTTAAATTAAAAAAAGTTAGAGATGCAATTATAAATAAACTAGATCTTCTTGCATTAAAAAAGATATATATGGTCTATTTATGTAACGAGAAGGATAAAGCTATGATTATATTTGAATATTTGAAAATAGCATTTAAGCTTGGACACGATGTTCATAGTTTTTTGAATATATATGCAATACGACTTGTTGATGATATAAATAGAAGAGTTTCAATGGAATGTCATAGGTTTGAAGGTTTTGTTAGATTTAATTATATTGACGAAAAATTTTTATATTCCTCTATTGAACCTGATAATGATATTTTAGAACTTCTTGGTGATCATTTTAAGAATAGATTCTCTAGCGAATATTTCATTATTCATGATATCTCTAGGGAAAAAGCTTTAATTTATAATGGAATTTTTTATGAAATAATTGCCATGGATAAAGATACTTACGAAAAACTTAAGTCTTATGAGGATGAATATGCAAACCTCTGGAAATCTTACTTTAAATCTACAACGATTGAGGAAAGAAAAAACCTCAGATTACAATGTAGAATGATGCCCAAAAGATATTGGAAACATATATTGGAAACATAA
- a CDS encoding putative DNA modification/repair radical SAM protein, with protein MDLMDKLKILSNAAKYDVSCSSSGSKRKNSNNGIGDASESGICHSFTSDGRCISLLKILFSNDCVFDCKYCINGASRDFLRVSFTPDDVCNLTINFYRRNYIEGLFLSSAIIKNPNYTMELLLKTVKKLRLEQNFNGYIHLKAIPGTNENLIQEAGTYVDRMSVNIELPSSDSLKLLAPQKSKDKILKPMGIIKNSIINHNEMKKSIKSTPLFVPGGQSTQLIVGATPESDRKIIKLSENLYNKYSLKRVYYSAYVPVIKNNKLLPDITHPPMLREHRLYQADWLLRYYGFKADELLKNDDDNFDLNFDPKTYWALSNLNEFPVEINKASYEKLLRIPGIGVTSAKKILKVRRVHNLTFEDLKKLRVVLKRAKYFITCSGKYCGDVLFDDVRIKNKLLEQNLPKHNSINPNQLSFFDKPSIEEKTTVSGIILPKETISSPSIIYSIKKDRPSNIILPETNILRINDRLTSMHGEF; from the coding sequence ATGGATTTAATGGATAAATTAAAAATTCTATCTAATGCTGCAAAATATGATGTTTCATGTTCTTCTTCTGGTTCAAAGAGAAAGAACTCTAATAATGGAATTGGCGATGCTTCTGAAAGTGGTATTTGTCATAGCTTTACTTCTGACGGACGTTGCATTTCTCTACTTAAAATATTATTTTCAAATGATTGTGTTTTCGATTGTAAATATTGTATAAATGGTGCTTCTAGAGATTTCTTAAGAGTTAGTTTCACCCCTGATGATGTTTGTAATCTTACTATTAATTTTTATAGACGTAATTATATTGAAGGGCTTTTTTTAAGTTCTGCTATTATTAAAAATCCAAATTACACTATGGAACTTTTACTTAAGACTGTTAAAAAATTGCGTTTAGAACAAAACTTTAATGGATATATTCACCTTAAAGCAATACCTGGAACAAATGAGAATCTAATTCAAGAAGCCGGTACATATGTTGACAGAATGAGTGTTAATATTGAACTACCTTCTAGTGATAGCCTTAAACTTTTAGCACCACAAAAAAGCAAAGATAAGATTTTAAAACCTATGGGTATCATTAAAAATTCTATAATCAATCATAATGAAATGAAAAAAAGTATAAAGAGTACTCCCCTTTTTGTTCCGGGTGGTCAAAGTACTCAGTTAATTGTTGGTGCTACGCCTGAAAGTGATAGGAAAATTATTAAGCTTTCAGAAAATCTTTATAACAAATATAGTTTGAAGAGAGTTTACTACTCTGCTTATGTTCCTGTTATTAAGAACAATAAACTACTTCCTGATATAACTCATCCGCCTATGCTCCGCGAACATAGGCTTTATCAAGCTGATTGGCTTCTTAGATATTATGGCTTTAAAGCTGATGAACTTTTGAAAAATGATGATGATAATTTTGATTTGAATTTTGATCCAAAGACATATTGGGCATTGTCAAATTTAAATGAATTCCCAGTTGAAATTAATAAAGCCTCTTATGAAAAATTATTGCGTATACCTGGCATTGGTGTTACTTCTGCTAAGAAAATTTTGAAAGTTAGAAGAGTTCATAATTTAACTTTTGAGGATTTAAAAAAATTAAGGGTAGTTCTTAAAAGAGCTAAATATTTTATTACTTGTAGTGGTAAATATTGTGGTGATGTTTTATTTGATGATGTTAGAATAAAGAATAAGCTTTTAGAACAAAATCTCCCTAAACATAATAGTATAAATCCTAATCAATTATCATTTTTTGATAAACCATCAATAGAAGAAAAAACTACAGTATCCGGTATTATACTACCCAAAGAAACTATTTCCTCTCCAAGTATTATCTATTCTATAAAAAAAGATAGACCTTCAAATATTATATTGCCTGAAACAAATATTCTTAGGATAAATGATAGACTTACTTCTATGCATGGAGAGTTTTGA